Proteins encoded in a region of the Salmo trutta chromosome 34, fSalTru1.1, whole genome shotgun sequence genome:
- the hax1 gene encoding HCLS1-associated protein X-1 isoform X2: MSLFDLFRGFFWVPGGGHDRGEGRRDPFFDGMTHDDDDDDNDDDEEEDGIYFDGSQGGGGQQDLFDNQWRFGFSMGPNGVRIQEPEMFGQFFREMEIFSQLGQYEGVPSIEVPLSQDRSEKGGGGYSGNSLRDFMLKGPNDCPCGPTGLPSGPSGGPRVDKNPPSGDPCFPNTPFDRWTPFSKFNDIWRGRLQRGQKQEPKADRDLDSQVSFGGLDQILAPPAWSSTQPKMRSYFQSVTVTKVVKPDGSVEERRTVQDGQGNEETTVTYIGGCEGVQDQAGPLLPPGGTHSFSEMHDDLSLFSKFFGGRR, from the exons ATGAGCTTATTTGATCTATTTCGTGGATTTTTTTGGGTACCTGGAGGAGGCCATGATCGTGGTGAGGGCCGAAG GGACCCCTTCTTCGATGGCATGacccatgatgatgatgatgatgataatgatgatgatgaagaggaggatggaATCTACTTTGATGGTTCCCAGGGTGGTGGTGGCCAGCAGGACCTGTTTGATAATCAGTGGAGGTTTGGGTTCAGCATGGGCCCAAACGGAGTGAGGATCCAGGAGCCTGAGATGTTTGGCCAGTTCTTCAGAGAGATGGAGATCTTCTCACAGCTAGGGCAATACGAGG GTGTTCCCAGTATTGAGGTGCCCCTTTCCCAGGACAGGTCAGAGAAAGGTGGGGGAGGATACAGTGGAAACTCCTTGAGGGACTTCATGTTGAAAGGCCCCAATGACTGCCCATGCGGGCCAACTGGGCTACCCTCAGGACCATCAGGAGGCCCCAGGGTCGATAAGAACCCTCCATCTGGTGACCCATGTTTCCCGAACACACCCTTTGATCGCTGGACACCCTTTTCTAAG TTCAATGATATTTGGAGAGGAAGGCTACAAAGGGGTCAAAAGCAGGAGCCGAAAGCAGACAGAG ATCTGGACTCGCAAGTCTCCTTTGGAGGGCTTGATCAGATTCTAGCGCCACCTGCTTGGTCTTCTACTCAGCCAAAGATGCGCTCTTACTTCCAGTCGGTCACTGTCACCAAAGTGGTGAAGCCTGATGGG AGTGTTGAGGAGAGGCGCACAGTCCAAGATGGCCAGGGGAACGAGGAAACCACAGTGACTTATATAGGGGGGTGCGAGGGGGTACAGGATCAAGCCGGACCGCTCTTACCACCAG GTGGCACACACTCCTTTTCGGAAATGCACGATGATCTTTCCTTGTTTTCCAAATTCTTTGGAGGCAGGAGGTGA
- the hax1 gene encoding HCLS1-associated protein X-1 isoform X1 — MSLFDLFRGFFWVPGGGHDRGEGRRDPFFDGMTHDDDDDDNDDDEEEDGIYFDGSQGGGGQQDLFDNQWRFGFSMGPNGVRIQEPEMFGQFFREMEIFSQLGQYEGQFGVGLFGVPSIEVPLSQDRSEKGGGGYSGNSLRDFMLKGPNDCPCGPTGLPSGPSGGPRVDKNPPSGDPCFPNTPFDRWTPFSKFNDIWRGRLQRGQKQEPKADRDLDSQVSFGGLDQILAPPAWSSTQPKMRSYFQSVTVTKVVKPDGSVEERRTVQDGQGNEETTVTYIGGCEGVQDQAGPLLPPGGTHSFSEMHDDLSLFSKFFGGRR, encoded by the exons ATGAGCTTATTTGATCTATTTCGTGGATTTTTTTGGGTACCTGGAGGAGGCCATGATCGTGGTGAGGGCCGAAG GGACCCCTTCTTCGATGGCATGacccatgatgatgatgatgatgataatgatgatgatgaagaggaggatggaATCTACTTTGATGGTTCCCAGGGTGGTGGTGGCCAGCAGGACCTGTTTGATAATCAGTGGAGGTTTGGGTTCAGCATGGGCCCAAACGGAGTGAGGATCCAGGAGCCTGAGATGTTTGGCCAGTTCTTCAGAGAGATGGAGATCTTCTCACAGCTAGGGCAATACGAGGGTCAGTTTGGAGTAGGACTGTTTG GTGTTCCCAGTATTGAGGTGCCCCTTTCCCAGGACAGGTCAGAGAAAGGTGGGGGAGGATACAGTGGAAACTCCTTGAGGGACTTCATGTTGAAAGGCCCCAATGACTGCCCATGCGGGCCAACTGGGCTACCCTCAGGACCATCAGGAGGCCCCAGGGTCGATAAGAACCCTCCATCTGGTGACCCATGTTTCCCGAACACACCCTTTGATCGCTGGACACCCTTTTCTAAG TTCAATGATATTTGGAGAGGAAGGCTACAAAGGGGTCAAAAGCAGGAGCCGAAAGCAGACAGAG ATCTGGACTCGCAAGTCTCCTTTGGAGGGCTTGATCAGATTCTAGCGCCACCTGCTTGGTCTTCTACTCAGCCAAAGATGCGCTCTTACTTCCAGTCGGTCACTGTCACCAAAGTGGTGAAGCCTGATGGG AGTGTTGAGGAGAGGCGCACAGTCCAAGATGGCCAGGGGAACGAGGAAACCACAGTGACTTATATAGGGGGGTGCGAGGGGGTACAGGATCAAGCCGGACCGCTCTTACCACCAG GTGGCACACACTCCTTTTCGGAAATGCACGATGATCTTTCCTTGTTTTCCAAATTCTTTGGAGGCAGGAGGTGA